A region of the Dyadobacter sp. CECT 9275 genome:
CTGCCGGATTGGCTCTCGTCTTCCCGACGATCGTCACGATATAGTCCATCAGCTTTTCCTCCACATGAACGGCCAGCACCTTCTCTCTGAGGGCCGCAAGCGTCGCACGGTTCAGGACGGGGATGATCTGATCCAACGCATCATTCAACTGCTTGCGGTGATGATGCCCCTTTAATACCTCCATTTCCTCCGCTGCCGACGGATAGCCAATATTCAGTTTGAAAAGAAACCGGTCCAGCTGTGCTTCGGGAAGGCGGTAGGTACCTTCATGTTCTACCGGATTTTGTGTAGCGATGATCAGGAACGGCTCGCCCAGCAGATAGGTAACGCCATCCACCGTCACCTGGCGCTCTTCCATTACCTCAAAAAGAGCCGATTGCGTTTTCGCAGGAGCCCGGTTCACCTCGTCAACCAGTACCACATTGGCAAATATGGGCCCTCTTTTGAACTCGAATTTTGAACTCTGTAAATGAAAAAGGGACGTACCCAGCACA
Encoded here:
- a CDS encoding AAA family ATPase codes for the protein MDFTSRIELDDLNEAISRIREEVGKVVIGQQETLDYMMAAMLADGHVLLEGVPGVAKTLLAKSLSRTLDVDFGRIQFTPDLMPSDVLGTSLFHLQSSKFEFKRGPIFANVVLVDEVNRAPAKTQSALFEVMEERQVTVDGVTYLLGEPFLIIATQNPVEHEGTYRLPEAQLDRFLFKLNIGYPSAAEEMEVLKGHHHRKQLNDALDQIIPVLNRATLAALREKVLAVHVEEKLMDYIVTIVGKTRANPAVFLGASPRASVALLKSCKAVAALRGRDFIIPEDVQELAYPVLRHRIMLTPEREMEGSTPDDIIKQILEKVEVPR